The Apteryx mantelli isolate bAptMan1 chromosome Z, bAptMan1.hap1, whole genome shotgun sequence genome has a segment encoding these proteins:
- the PELO gene encoding protein pelota homolog: MKLVRKDLEKDNAGQVTLIPEEPEDMWHTYNLLQVGDSLRASTIRKVQTESATGSVGSNRIRTTLTLCVEAIDFDSQACQLRVKGTNIQENEYVKMGAYHTIELEPNRQFTLAKKQWDSVVLERIEQACDPAWSADVAAVVMQEGLAHICLVTPSMTLTRAKVEVNIPRKRKGNCSQHDRALERFYEQVVQAIQRHINFEVVKCVLVASPGFVREQFCDYMFQQAVKTDNKLLLENRSKFLQVHSSSGHKYALKEALCDPAVTSRLSDTKAAGEVKALDDFYKMLQHEPDRAFYGLKHVEKANEAMAIDTLLISDELFRHQDVATRTRYVKLVDSVRENMGTVRIFSSLHVSGEQLGQLTGVAAILRFPVAELSDQEDESSSEED, translated from the exons atGAAGCTGGTGCGGAAGGACCTGGAGAAGGATAACGCGGGGCAGGTGACGCTGATCCCCGAGGAGCCCGAGGACATGTGGCACACGTACAACCTGCTGCAGGTGGGCGACAGCCTGCGGGCCTCCACTATCCGCAAGGTGCAGACCGAGTCGGCCACGGGCAGCGTGGGCAGCAACCGCATCCGCACCACCCTCACCCTCTGCGTGGAGGCCATCGACTTCGACTCGCAGGCCTGCCAGCTGCGGGTCAAGGGCACCAACATCCAGGAGAACGAGTACGTCAAGATGGGTGCCTACCACACCATTGAGCTGGAGCCCAACCGGCAGTTCACCCTGGCCAAGAAGCAGTGGGACAGTGTGGTGCTGGAGCGCATCGAGCAGGCCTGCGACCCGGCCTGGAGTGCCGATGTGGCGGCCGTGGTCATGCAGGAGGGGCTCGCTCACATCTGCCTCGTCACCCCCAGCATGACCCTCACGCGTGCCAAAGTGGAGGTGAACATCCCTCGCAAGCGGAAAGGGAACTGCTCTCAGCACGACCGGGCCCTGGAGAGATTTTATGAGCAGGTGGTGCAGGCTATCCAGCGGCACATCAACTTCGAGGTGGTGAAGTGTGTGCTGGTGGCCAGCCCAGGCTTCGTGCGGGAGCAGTTTTGTGACTACATGTTTCAGCAGGCAGTCAAAACCGACAACAAGCTCCTGCTGGAGAACCGGTCCAAGTTCCTGCAG GTCCACTCTTCCTCGGGACATAAATACGCATTGAAGGAAGCCCTTTGTGACCCAGCTGTAACTAGCCGTCTCTCTGACACTAAGGCAGCTGGTGAGGTCAAAGCCTTAGATGACTTCTATAAAATGCTGCAGCATGAGCCAGACCGGGCTTTTTATGGTCTAAAACATGTGGAGAAGGCCAATGAAGCCATGGCCATTGACACCTTGCTGATCAGTGATGAGCTCTTCCGGCACCAGGATGTGGCTACACGCACTCGATATGTTAAATTGGTAGATAGTGTACGGGAGAACATGGGCACAGTGCGCATCTTCTCCAGCCTTCATGTGTCTGGGGAGCAGCTTGGGCAGCTGACAGGGGTGGCAGCCATCCTGCGCTTTCCTGTTGCTGAGCTCTCTGACCAGGAAGATGAATCTAGCTCTGAAGAAGATTGA